GCCGTAAAAAGGCCTGCAATGATCGCCGCCGCATAAAACAATTTTTTCATAAGTAGCTCCTCCCTTAGTTTGTAATTTCTTCTTTACAATACGACAACAAACAGTATGCAAAAGATTAATGTTAAAATGTTAATTTTTGTTAACGCAACAATAAAAACCTCATTTTGAACAGGTTGAAAATAGTGTAATTCACAAAATACCCCAAACCTTTTTGAAGGATCCGTTGTTCAGATTGATAGGACTTTAATGAATAATTACCATGAGTATATATAACGTAGGCATATTTGTCGGCAGCTTGAGAAAGGAATCTTTCAATAAAAAGATCGCACAGTTTATCCTCGACCAGGAGGAATCGAAATTTAGCTATCGCATGATTGATATCGGCGATCTCCCCTTATATAATCAGGATTTTGACGATGCTGGTAACCCACCGGCTAGCTATACCCGTTTCCGTCAAGAGGTCGCGTCCTTGGATGCTGTGCTTTTTGTTACCGCAGAGTATAACCGTTCGATTCCGGCGGTATTAAAGAATGCGATTGACGTGGGTTCGAGACCCTATGGAAAAAATAAATGGGATGGTAAACCTGGCGCAATAATTTCCTCATCAACGGGAGTTTATGGGGGCTTTGGGGCCAACCATCATTTGCGTCAATCACTTGTCTTCGTCAATATCCCAACGATGCAGCAACCTGAAGCTTATCTGGGCGATATCGGCAGCTGTATCGGTCCAAGTGGAACAGTGGAATTAGCAAAAACCAAAGATTTTCTCCGCAGCTTTAAAACAGCATTTGAGCAATGGGCTGAGCGAATCATTCATACAAAAAGGCAGAATTAAGTTCTGCCCTTTTGTATGAATGATCAAATTAAACTAGTCTTGTTCATCACTGAGGTCATAGTTCCAATGCTGTAATTTTTCCTGTAAGATCCGCGATATCTTATTGAAATAGCGCTTTTGCTTATAGCCCATTACCCATTGTACCCCCTGTACAGCATTGGTACAGAAAATCTCATCTGCCCGTTTCATGATTTCGGGGCTTATCTGTGCTTCCACCACTTCTATACCTTCATCCTGTGCCATGTCCATGACTACCCGACGCATCACCCCTTCAATACATCCTTCGGATAATGCTGGTGTATAAAGCACCTTTTCATAATAGACAAAGATATTTGAAATTAAGGATTCACATAGGTAACCTTCCTGATTTAGAATTAACACATCATCAAAAGCCATTTTCTTTTTATAGATGCCAGCTAACACATAAATCTGCGCATTTAAAGATTTAATCTTTGAAAGATCGCTATAAGGTTTTTTGAATTCATTGTACAGCCCTACAATCAAACCGACCTTCTTATCGCGAAGATTAGGTTCTATGCGCTGCACCTGCAAAACAAAACCAGGTTTATTACTCGTCGGACTATACAATCCGCCACCAGATCTAAATACGATCAACCGGATACGAACCTGCTGTCCCAACATATTGTTTTTACGGATTAATTCTTCGGATCTCGAACGAATAAAAAATGCATCGAAAAGGTTTGCATCATCCAAATGAATCAACTCCATTCCTTTTTGTAAACGCTCGACATGAAAATTTAGAAAGCGGATATCACCATCCTTATACAACATCGTTTCGAACAGTCCGTCCCCATAACGAAAACCTCTATTCTCAATGCTAAATATTTCCTGATCTTCCGGCACTACATTGCCATTGAAATTGATATAGTTTGTTGGCATCTTAATTTTGTTCTAAATTTTAATCATGTTCTATAGCCATTGAATTTGCCGCATATCCGCGCCACTTTTCTAAAGCTAAACGAAAATCTTCCGGATATGGTACCTCAAAATACATATTTTCTTTTGTAGAAGGATGAATAAATCCCAATACTTGAGCATGAAGTGCTTGTCGCGGCAGCAATGAAAAACAGTTATCCACAAACTGCTTGTACTTTGAAAACACGGTACCTTTTAAAATCTTATCGCCGCCATACATGGCATCATTAAATAGCGGATGACCAATAGATTGCATATGCGTACGAATTTGATGTGTACGTCCCGTTTCTAATTGACATTCTATTAGGGTAACATAGCCCAGTCGCTCCAAAACTCGGTAATGTGTCACTGACCAACGCCCCTTGTCTTCACTATCATACATCGCCATGATACGTCTGTCTTTTAGATGACGTCCAATATAACCTGTGATTGTTCCGTCCTCTTTTAAATCTCCCCAAACTAATGCAATATATTTACGGGTAATGCTGTGATCGAAAAACTGCTTTGCCAAAAAGGCCATTGATTTTTCATTTTTAGCAATGACCAATAATCCGGAGGTGTCTTTATCGATTCGATGCACTAAACCCGGGCGATCGGAGTTTCCAGGTAGCTGTGGCAGCTGCTGTATATGATACGTTAATGCATTGACCAAGGTTCCTGTATAATTATTATATCCTGGATGCACGACCATTCCCGCCTCCTTATTCACGATCAACACATCGTCATCCTCGTATTTGATATCTAATGGAATGTTTTCAGGATAAACTTCGTTATCCCGTGGCGGATCAGGTAGCACTAATGTAATCACATCATCAGGTCTAACCTTATAGCTCGCCTTGATCTCCTTACCGTTAACCATGACAGAACCAGCTTCAATAGCATGCTGAATTTTGCTCCGCGTAGCATTTTCCACCCTGTTCATCAGATATTTATCAATGCGGAGTAATGCTTGCCCCTTATCCACCTCAATACGTAGATGCTCAAATAATTCCTGTTCTTCCTGATCTTGCGATCCAATTTGTTCTGTCATGCTACAAAAATAAACCAAATGAAACAATTTTCGTTAAATTTGTTTTCATTTAATGTTATGTTGCCGTTCAAAATCCATAGTCCCGAAACTGAATTGTGCCTTCCGGCCTGGGAGAAGAAGCATATTAAAGTAACGCTTAAGCGGGATGACCTCATACATCCGTTTATTTCGGGCAATAAGTGGCGAAAATTAAAATATAATCTGGAAGAAGCAGTGCAGCTAGGGAAAAGCCATCTGGTTACTTTTGGCGGGGCATGGAGCAACCATCTTTTGGCTACTGCTTGCGCCGGCGCTACCTTCAAATTTAAAACAACTGCTTTTGTTAGAGGTGAAGAAAGGGTTAACAACCCTGTTTTAACGATGTGTCGTCTTTTTGGGATGCAGCTTATTTACGTCGACCGCGAATCTTACCGAAATAAAGAAAATTTATACGAGCGTTATTTTGGTCAGGATCCAACGACATTCTATATACATGAAGGCGGTTACGGTACGCTTGGAGCGAAAGGTTGCGCCGAAATCGTTGACGAACTCCAACATGAATATCAGCATATTTTTACAGCCTGTGGTACAGGAACAACATTAGCGGGAATAGGCAATGCTGTAGAAAAACGGGATCTATTTACCCATGTACATGGCGTTCCTGTTTTAAAAAATGGTGGCTTTATTCAAACGGAAGTCGATCAACTTTACCCCAACATCCCCCCGCCTATTTTACATCTTGATTATCATTTTGGTGGTTATGCCAAATCCAACGCCGACTTGCTCGCCTTCGTTCAACATTTTATAGCATCCACAGGAATAATGATTGAGCCTACTTATACCGGCAAATTGCTCTATGCCGTGGATGACCTGATCAAAAAGGACTACTTTACCCCCGCCGATCAGGTACTCGTAATACATACCGGCGGACTTACAGGCCTACTTGGCATGTACGAACGTTTTAATTTTCTTGATCTACATCAATAAATAAAGCAGAACACCCCACAGAGACATTTGATTGACATTTATTCAGCAATTATATTGTAAGTTTGACCCGATTTAAAAATAAATCAAATCGAAAACATGCGAAAACCATGATTTTCCAAAGGTAACAGCGAGGCCAGTATGGGGTATTTTTAACCCTATGCAGCACCTCATAAATTAATGATATAAAGATGAAAATATTAGCATTTGCAGGCACAAGCAACAAAAACTCAATCAACAAAACATTTGTCACAAGTACTTCAAAATACTACAAGGAAGCCGACGATACCATCGAATTGCTAGACTTAAACCATTTTGAAATGCCGATCTATTCTTACGACAAAGAAGTCGAGTTGGGCATTCCTCAATTGGCACATGACTTTGCAGCTAAAATGGATGCCGCAGATTTCCTGTTGATTTCTTTGGCCGAACATAATGGATCCTATACCACAGCTTACAAAAATATCGTTGACTGGGTTTCACGGATTCCTAACCGTAAATTATTCAACGGCAAACCTGTTTTCTTATTGGCTACTGCCCCTGGTCCAATGGGAGGTGCCACAGTTTTGAACACTGCTGTCAATCGAATCACTTGGGACGGTGCCGATATATTAGATTCCTTTTCTCTTCCCGAATTCCACAAAAACTTTGAAGAAGGTAAAGGTATTATCGACCCGACTTTAAGAAGTCAATTAGAAGCTAAAGTACGTAAAACAAAACGTGCACTTGCCGAAAAATTATCCGTTCAGGGTTAACAAAAGATTAACAAATAATCATTGTAAAAACCTCTTTTAATATGTAAATTGAAAACCTATTAACAAGAGGTTTTTTGATATGGCAAAAAAAATATTACTACTTGTAGGAGACTTTGTAGAAGACTACGAAGCAATGGTTCCATTTCAAGCAATGGGTTCTATAGGGATAACGGTAGATGCAATTGCTCCAGACCGCAAAAGCGGGGATGTAGTTCCCACAGCAGTACATGATTTCACTGGTGATCAGACCTACAAAGAATTGCGCGGGCATAATTTCGCAATCAATAAAGATTTCGACCAGGTAAATGTTGAAGACTATGACGGTCTATATATTGCTGGCGGACGATCGGCAGAATATATTCGACTCAACAAACGTGTTTTGGAGATTACGAAACACTTCTTTGAGCACAACAAACCTGTGGCGGCAATATGTCATGGTATCCAGGTGTTAACAGCTGCAAAAGTACTCGCAGGTCGTACATTGACAGCCTATGTTGCTGTAGGTCCAGACATTGAATTAGCAGGCGGCACATGGAAAAATATTCCTGCAGATCAAGCGGTCGTAGACGGAAATTTGGTCACCTCTCCTGCTTGGCCAGGACATCAGGCAATTTTAAAAGAGTTTTATAAGTTATTAGGTATTACTATTACAATTTAAGTGTTTTTTAATGAAGAAGAATAAAAGGTTATGGCTTTTGGTCATACCGATTTTAGTGCTGCTGGGTTTTATTTTAAAAGATAGCTTCAATCAGAAAAGTATTGAAGATTTACCGGGAGGTTTTAAGGAAGTCGCTTTCGTCAGAAATGAACAAAATAAAGGCGGTATCATACGCATCTATGCCGTTACAGTAGGTGACCTGTTGAACGCAGATTATACAGGCTGTCTTGACTTGATGCCAGTTAATGATTACGGAAGTACAACAACCGTATATTTCTTCGATCGAAGTGCACCTTATCCAACAAGCTTATCAATTGACACACCCCATTTTGACACGACGAAATACAAAGCTATTCAAATTTCCAAAAAGTACGGAAAGAAGAAATAGACGAAATCAAACATAATGACATGTCCCTCAAAGTCTGCTAGACTTTGGGGGATTTTTTTTGCCATGCTATGCTCTACCTTGTAGCGGTTATTTCTAGGGAAGAAGAATGATGGCAAAAATGCACCTTAAAACGATGCTCGAAATACATGAACAAAAAATAACTTAATAATTCTTTAACACAAAAAAGTTCGATTATCCCCTGCAGAGCTATAGTTTTGCTTTTTAAATTTACGTATATTTAGCTATGGCGAAAAAATTTATTCCTAGAGACGTTAGTTGGTTGAGCTTTAATGGCAGAGTACTTCAGGAAGCTGCGGATGAGACTGTCCCTTTACCCTTAAGAATCAAATTTTTAGGTATATTTTCCAATAACCTCGATGAATTTTTCCGCGTGCGTGTTGCAGGTCTAAAACGGGCTATAGACCTCAAAGATAAAAGTGCCAATCAATCCTTCTATGAAGATCCTCAGCTTATCCTAGAAGAGCTCAATATCCGGGTCATCAAGCAGCAAAAGAAATTTGACAGTACCTGGAATCGTATCCAAAAAGATATGGCCAAACAAAATGTCTATATTAAGACCAGTGAGGAACTCAACCCCGAACAACAGAAGTTTGTGAGTGACTATTATCAGGATGACGTAGAATCGAACGTCATTCCGCTGATATTGGACGATGTGCGGCCTATGCCTTATATTCGGGATAAGAGCCTTTATTTGGGCATTGCGATGGGAAAACAGGAATGGCAGTACGAAACCAAATTTGCACTCATCGAAATCCCGACCAGTCAAAATGGACGCTTCGTCCAGTTGCCATCGCCAAAAGATGAAAAACACATCATACTTTTGGAGGATGTTATCAAGTTTAATCTTCCTCTGATATTCTCCTATTTCGGTTTTGATGTATTCAATGCACATGTCTTTAAAGTCACAAAAGACGCCGAATTTGACATTGACAATGACATCAACACGACGCTGGTCGAAAAGATAAGCAAAGGGGTAAAAAACAGAAGAAAAGGTAAACCTACCCGATTTATTTTTGATCAAGAGATGGACCATAAATTGGTAGAATTCCTGATCAAGAAACTTAACCTTTCAAAAAAAGACAGCATCATTCCAGGACAAAAAATACACAACTTCAAACACTTCATGGATTTTCCCAATGTGTTTAAATCGTACAATCAGCCCTTGGAACGGACGTCCTTTCCACACCCCTATTTCAAGAACTACGAACGTGTAACGGATACTGTATTGAAAAAAGATGTGCTGCTCTCCTTCCCCTATCATGAGTTTAGACCGATCATTGATCTACTTCGTGAAGCAGCGATGGATCCAGATGTGAAAACCATCCAGATTACGGCATACCGCTTAGCCTCGAATTCAAAAATTGCAAATGCCCTGATTAACGCAGCCCGCAATGGAAAGGAAGTCACCGTGATGCTTGAACTTCGGGCAAGATTTGATGAAGAAAACAATTTGGACTGGAAAGAGAAACTTGAACTGGAAGGCATCAAGGTATTGACCGGTATCCCAAATAAAAAGGTCCATGCAAAACTATGCGTCATCAAAAAACGTATCGGAATGAAAACGATCCAGTATGGTTTTGTCAGCACAGGAAATATCAACGAAAAAACGGCTAAATTATACGGAGATTACTGCCTGTTAACGAGTAATAGGGATGTTATTGCCGATATAAATAAGGTTTTCAATTACCTGAGACGTCCTAAGTCAAATCCGGCTGAAATTATCAAAAATTGCAAAAGTCTGTTGATATGCCCAACGGATATGCGCAGGGAACTTCTACACTACATCGATCAGGAGATTACCGAAGCCAAGGCTGGTCGAAAAGCATATATTATTGTCAAGGTAAACTCACTGAGCGATAAAGAAATGATTAAAAAGCTCTATGATGCCGCAACAGCTGGTGTCAAAATAAACCTTATCATCCGGGGAATCTACTGTGCAACAAATCAAAAAACTTTTAAATTGCAAATGAATGCCATTTCAATCGTCGATGAGTATTTGGAACATGCACGTGTGATGTATTTCTACAACGCTGGCCGAGAGCAGCTATTTATTTCCTCGGCAGATTGGATGACAAGAAACTTGGATCATCGCATCGAAGCAGCGGTCAAAATAACAAGTAAAAAAATCAAGGAAGATTTAAAAGAAATGCTTCAGATCCAGCTCAATGATAATGTCAAGGCCCGTATACTCAACAATTCACTGAGCAATCATTACGTTGAGAATAAAAAGGCGCCGTGCCGTTCGCAGATTGAAATATACAATTATCTGAAAAAAAAATTAGCGGATCATTAGTGGGCTGTTGATCAATACGAGCACAAATTGGTCAATAAGCTGAATTCAAGATCATTCTTGTCATTACGAACGAGAATAACGTTTTATATTATATTAATTAAGACACAAGTTGTATCTTCATTCCATGAAATTTAACTTGTGTCTTATATTTGCCTTAAGCCTTTCCACGCTTTCTCTCAGTGCGCAGGAAAAGACCATGCCTTCAGATTTTGTATACGTCAAGGACATTATTCCAACAATAAGTTTAGAAATGCGTTATTTTGGTAGCCACAACTTCACCGGAAGGCCAATTCAAGGTTATGAAAAACCAGTCGCTATTTTAACGAAGCGCGCAGCGCTAGCACTGCAACAGGTCGAGAACCATTTAAATAAAAAAGGTCTTGGCCTGAAAATATTCGATGCCTACCGTCCGCAACGTGCTGTTGACAACTTTAAAACATGGTCCTTAAACACCAATGATACTATCGCAAAAAGGGAATTCTACCCGCTTATCAATAAGAAGAACTTGTTCAATCTAGGCTTTATTGCCTCCAAATCAGGCCACAGCCGTGGCAGTACAGTCGATCTAACGCTCATCAGCCTAAAAGATCATAAGGAGATTGATATGGGTGGACCTTTTGATTTTTTCGGCGCAGTCTCCCATCATCACTATGCGCATCTGACCGCCCAACAGAAAGAAAACCGGAAGATTTTAAAAGAAGCGATGGCTAAATTTGGCTTCAAAGCTTATGATAAGGAATGGTGGCATTACACTTTGCAAGATGAACCTTATCGTAAAACCTATTTTGATTTTATCGTAAAATAAACATGTCTGTAAAGGAAACTCCCATCAAAAACAAGGGTTTTTATGTCTTTCATTTTAAGGGCAACAAATCGAAACCTGTCTTTAGTTCCGAGCAGCAGCAGATTTTAACAAAAGGTGACCTCTATTCGCTCTGTTTAATAAAAAAAGGTGAGACATCCTTCATGATTAATAACGAACGGGTACAAGTTGCGCAAAATCACCTTTTGTTAACCAATCCATCCTCCCGAGTGAATGGCTCTTCAGTCGTCAAATCTTGGGACTGTGAGGTATATTTGATTTTCTTTACGCTAGATTTTAGCTTCAAACTGGATTTTCAAGAAGATTTCTTCGAGGTCACCAAAAAGTCGCTTGCCTTAAGTGACAGTTACATCTGGTCGCTATCGAACCAAGATTCGATCAACTTATCTAACTTATTTAAACAGTTTATTCATTACGACCGACAAGACTCTAGCTACCTTTTCAAACATCAGATTATTAAGTCATTAACAGAAATATTATTTTGTGAAATAGCTCGTCTAGGAAGCCAAAATATGCGAAATACACCCGCTATTCCCTCCCGGAAAAGAGAGATTCTGGCCAATTTTCATTTGCTACTAAAAAAGTCGTTTCATAAAGAACACATGGTGCAATTTTATGCGATGGAACTTGGCATCACAGCGAAACACCTATCGGTGATTACCAAGGAACTAACTGGAAAATCAGCAATAGAACTTATTCAGAACGTTTTAGTGGAGGAAGCAAAATCATTACTTTGCCAGGGGCTTCCTATCGGAGAAATTGCAGTGAAATTACATTTCTCGGATCAATCTTTTTTTGGTAAATTCTTTAAGCGAAATGTTGGAATCTCGCCTAAAGAATTTCGTCAGAATCTCTACTTAAACAAAGTCGATTAAATCGAAGATGCTTGTAAATTGCTGGTCTGCAGCTCCAGTATCCTGCAATTTATCCTCGCCCCAAGTCTGCCCTTTCAACCATAAGGTTTGGCAGCCAACCGCTTTGGCAGGTACCATATCTTTACTATAGGAATCACCCACCACCAATACCTCTTGTGCAGGAAGTCCTATTTTAGTTACACCTAAGGCATAAATGGCAGGATCAGGTTTGCGCACACCGACGACAGCCGACTCCACAACTTCCTGAAAATAAGATAGAATCCCAAAATCATCAAGGACCGATTTTAAATTACCATAAAAATTGGAAACCATGACAATCGGATATTTTTCATGGAGTGAATTTAACAGTGGTTTTACCTCTTCAACCGTATTCTTCGCCAATGAATAACCGTCAAAGGCTATTCTATGCGCTAATGATCGGTCTAAGTCGTACCCTGCAGCAATAAGATAATCAAATTGCACATTGAGCTTTGCTTCAAGCACTTCCAAAAAATTAAACTGCGGTTTAATAATAGGTTGTAAAGCCATCTGACGTTCCGCGTAGGTATAGGCCTCCTGAAAAGCGTTCAAATTTACAGGAACCTGATATTTTTCATAACCCGACCAGATAACAGCTCCCCAGTGGCCGCCATTGGTGTCTAAGGTTCCACCATAATCAAAAATAATCCCTTTAATATTAAACTTATCCATGTTATTTCTTTTTTACTAAACTCATCCACCCCAAACCGATCATAATCCACACAATTTCCCTAATTCGTGTCACAACACCCATAAAAATACCGACTTTCGCAGGCAATCCTATACTCATTACGGCCATTGCCAATCCACCTTCCCGGGTTCCCAACTGCATTGGAAAGAAAAAAACAAGATTGGCAAATAGGGAAGATCCTGAGCTAATTATCATAGCATCAATAAAATCAATATTGATATCTAAAGCCAAACCAATAAAATAAATCTCAAAACAGCCTACAACGCGTGCTACAAATTCCCAAAAAAGCGCCGTATAGAAACGACCGCGGCGATTTTGAAAAAGGTTTTTCACCTGTTGATCGACGTCATTCAAAGTTTCATACTTCGTCTCCAGTAAATTACCGACTTTCTTACCTACCAAAGGCAGTTTAGACAAGGCTTTCAATAGTGAAACGGTAATTCCCTTCTTATAAAATTTTGTAAATAGCCAAGTACAGATGATAGCCATTACAAAAATCGCAGCACAGGCCACATTGACCATCGTGCTAGCAGGCACAAACCAAAGAATTAGAAAAACAGAAGCGACCCAAAATAAAATATGCGATAGGATGTGCATGACACCGTATAACAGCACAGATGAACCTGCCTTCGAACCACCGACATAGTTTTTAAGCTCCATAATACGATAAGGCTCCCCTCCTAACGCAACAAATGGTGTTATATAATTGATGGCATACCCCGATATTGTCAATTGTAAGACCTTCCAAAAAGGGACGTTTGTCTGTGGCAATTCCGGTTCCTGAATAATTGCCTTAAATGCCATAGCATTCATCCAGTAGAGTACTGCCCAGCTACCAAGTACAGGCAGAAACCACCAGCCAATATTTTCAAGGTTGTTCCAAATCTCATCAATTCCCATTGCATGAATCATATAGGCCAGTGTACCTATACCGATCAGCATAAAGAGCACTTTATAGATTTTGCTACCCATAGGTTGGATCATTTGTTAATTTATCAACAAAATAGCCACTTACCTTTTCTTGTCGGTTACACATATAGATCAATATCGGATTTAGGACAAACATGTCAAAGAAAAAGTAAATCCAAGGTTGGCCGATAAACAACCAAACAAATAGGAAAATCACCCTTGTATTGAACTGTACAATATTTGTATACTTCATCAATGGTTTATTTTGAGTTCTAAAGTCGACCATTAATTGTTTTGGCAATTCGTCTTTATAGCGACTTTTCACTAGGCGCAGTAGCTTTTGCAGTTTTGGCGAAAGCTTTTCCTGGTTTCGTGTATAGCCCATATAGCCATTTAACACAAATTTGCTGAAAAAATTCTTGCGCCAGGACAAGGCATCGTAGTCAACTTTCAAATCACGTGTATTGTCCAGCTCACTTCCAGCTTTACCTTTTATAAAATACAAATGCACGTTACGATAATAATCAGCCATTGCTGACTGAAGCATATGCGATACACCTGCAAGCACACAAAATACCCATAGCCATTGTGGCCACCCCTCGTTAATACTGCGTAAACAGATCGCAATATGAATAGAAGCAAACCAAAAATCGCCAGCAAAACCATCCAAGATACGACCAAAGCGACTTTTATTGTCCGTCATTCTGGCCAGCTGTCCATCGGCACTATCTAGAGAATTGGCAAAAACCAATAAAAGCATGCCGATCACATTAATCCATAACGCCGGGTAATAGAATAAAATACCCGCCGCAACGCCAAAGAAAATACTAATAATGGTTACAGCGTTGGGTGTAATACCAATTTTTGCACAGACTTGCGCAATGCGATAACCTATGGGTCGATAAAACCAAATATCAATTCGTTCCTCAGTATCATTAGATTTTAAAGATTGTTCGAATGCACTCAAATTATCTTCTTCGATTACATTAACTTGTTCTTTCTGCATTGTGGTTCTTTTCAGTAAATTTATGGTAAACCATTTGAGCAATGGCCTCTGCAGCCTCTGCCCGACAAGGCGCAAAACTTGGCCAGTCATTTAAGTCAATAATATGGAAGTCTCCATTTGCATCAATAATAACGTCGCCGCCGTAGATATGTACATCCAGGACTTCTGCCGCACGATTAGCGATTTCTTTTAGCTTGTCGAGATCAAAAGGAAAGTGTACGACCTCATCATTAATTTGTTCATACAAATCATATTTGTGATGATTGTGTTCATAGGGGTAAAAATAAAAAAAGAAATCCGTTCCCCGCACCGCATAAAATTTTAGTAGGTCTCCGGCAAGATGTTCAGAAATCACCGCCTCTTTAATCCCGCGGAGCGCATATTCATTCAAGATATGTTGCGCTTCTTTCAGACTAGCGGCAAAAGTAACATCTTCTTTATGAATGGCGTGAAAGTCGCCACGTTTGATCCACACACCC
The DNA window shown above is from Sphingobacterium thalpophilum and carries:
- a CDS encoding NADPH-dependent FMN reductase produces the protein MSIYNVGIFVGSLRKESFNKKIAQFILDQEESKFSYRMIDIGDLPLYNQDFDDAGNPPASYTRFRQEVASLDAVLFVTAEYNRSIPAVLKNAIDVGSRPYGKNKWDGKPGAIISSSTGVYGGFGANHHLRQSLVFVNIPTMQQPEAYLGDIGSCIGPSGTVELAKTKDFLRSFKTAFEQWAERIIHTKRQN
- a CDS encoding NADPH-dependent FMN reductase, which encodes MKILAFAGTSNKNSINKTFVTSTSKYYKEADDTIELLDLNHFEMPIYSYDKEVELGIPQLAHDFAAKMDAADFLLISLAEHNGSYTTAYKNIVDWVSRIPNRKLFNGKPVFLLATAPGPMGGATVLNTAVNRITWDGADILDSFSLPEFHKNFEEGKGIIDPTLRSQLEAKVRKTKRALAEKLSVQG
- the ppk1 gene encoding polyphosphate kinase 1; this translates as MAKKFIPRDVSWLSFNGRVLQEAADETVPLPLRIKFLGIFSNNLDEFFRVRVAGLKRAIDLKDKSANQSFYEDPQLILEELNIRVIKQQKKFDSTWNRIQKDMAKQNVYIKTSEELNPEQQKFVSDYYQDDVESNVIPLILDDVRPMPYIRDKSLYLGIAMGKQEWQYETKFALIEIPTSQNGRFVQLPSPKDEKHIILLEDVIKFNLPLIFSYFGFDVFNAHVFKVTKDAEFDIDNDINTTLVEKISKGVKNRRKGKPTRFIFDQEMDHKLVEFLIKKLNLSKKDSIIPGQKIHNFKHFMDFPNVFKSYNQPLERTSFPHPYFKNYERVTDTVLKKDVLLSFPYHEFRPIIDLLREAAMDPDVKTIQITAYRLASNSKIANALINAARNGKEVTVMLELRARFDEENNLDWKEKLELEGIKVLTGIPNKKVHAKLCVIKKRIGMKTIQYGFVSTGNINEKTAKLYGDYCLLTSNRDVIADINKVFNYLRRPKSNPAEIIKNCKSLLICPTDMRRELLHYIDQEITEAKAGRKAYIIVKVNSLSDKEMIKKLYDAATAGVKINLIIRGIYCATNQKTFKLQMNAISIVDEYLEHARVMYFYNAGREQLFISSADWMTRNLDHRIEAAVKITSKKIKEDLKEMLQIQLNDNVKARILNNSLSNHYVENKKAPCRSQIEIYNYLKKKLADH
- a CDS encoding aminotransferase class IV, whose translation is MPTNYINFNGNVVPEDQEIFSIENRGFRYGDGLFETMLYKDGDIRFLNFHVERLQKGMELIHLDDANLFDAFFIRSRSEELIRKNNMLGQQVRIRLIVFRSGGGLYSPTSNKPGFVLQVQRIEPNLRDKKVGLIVGLYNEFKKPYSDLSKIKSLNAQIYVLAGIYKKKMAFDDVLILNQEGYLCESLISNIFVYYEKVLYTPALSEGCIEGVMRRVVMDMAQDEGIEVVEAQISPEIMKRADEIFCTNAVQGVQWVMGYKQKRYFNKISRILQEKLQHWNYDLSDEQD
- a CDS encoding DJ-1/PfpI family protein, with amino-acid sequence MAKKILLLVGDFVEDYEAMVPFQAMGSIGITVDAIAPDRKSGDVVPTAVHDFTGDQTYKELRGHNFAINKDFDQVNVEDYDGLYIAGGRSAEYIRLNKRVLEITKHFFEHNKPVAAICHGIQVLTAAKVLAGRTLTAYVAVGPDIELAGGTWKNIPADQAVVDGNLVTSPAWPGHQAILKEFYKLLGITITI
- a CDS encoding AraC family transcriptional regulator — encoded protein: MSVKETPIKNKGFYVFHFKGNKSKPVFSSEQQQILTKGDLYSLCLIKKGETSFMINNERVQVAQNHLLLTNPSSRVNGSSVVKSWDCEVYLIFFTLDFSFKLDFQEDFFEVTKKSLALSDSYIWSLSNQDSINLSNLFKQFIHYDRQDSSYLFKHQIIKSLTEILFCEIARLGSQNMRNTPAIPSRKREILANFHLLLKKSFHKEHMVQFYAMELGITAKHLSVITKELTGKSAIELIQNVLVEEAKSLLCQGLPIGEIAVKLHFSDQSFFGKFFKRNVGISPKEFRQNLYLNKVD
- a CDS encoding RluA family pseudouridine synthase; the protein is MTEQIGSQDQEEQELFEHLRIEVDKGQALLRIDKYLMNRVENATRSKIQHAIEAGSVMVNGKEIKASYKVRPDDVITLVLPDPPRDNEVYPENIPLDIKYEDDDVLIVNKEAGMVVHPGYNNYTGTLVNALTYHIQQLPQLPGNSDRPGLVHRIDKDTSGLLVIAKNEKSMAFLAKQFFDHSITRKYIALVWGDLKEDGTITGYIGRHLKDRRIMAMYDSEDKGRWSVTHYRVLERLGYVTLIECQLETGRTHQIRTHMQSIGHPLFNDAMYGGDKILKGTVFSKYKQFVDNCFSLLPRQALHAQVLGFIHPSTKENMYFEVPYPEDFRLALEKWRGYAANSMAIEHD
- a CDS encoding 1-aminocyclopropane-1-carboxylate deaminase/D-cysteine desulfhydrase — encoded protein: MKQFSLNLFSFNVMLPFKIHSPETELCLPAWEKKHIKVTLKRDDLIHPFISGNKWRKLKYNLEEAVQLGKSHLVTFGGAWSNHLLATACAGATFKFKTTAFVRGEERVNNPVLTMCRLFGMQLIYVDRESYRNKENLYERYFGQDPTTFYIHEGGYGTLGAKGCAEIVDELQHEYQHIFTACGTGTTLAGIGNAVEKRDLFTHVHGVPVLKNGGFIQTEVDQLYPNIPPPILHLDYHFGGYAKSNADLLAFVQHFIASTGIMIEPTYTGKLLYAVDDLIKKDYFTPADQVLVIHTGGLTGLLGMYERFNFLDLHQ
- a CDS encoding M15 family metallopeptidase, with product MKFNLCLIFALSLSTLSLSAQEKTMPSDFVYVKDIIPTISLEMRYFGSHNFTGRPIQGYEKPVAILTKRAALALQQVENHLNKKGLGLKIFDAYRPQRAVDNFKTWSLNTNDTIAKREFYPLINKKNLFNLGFIASKSGHSRGSTVDLTLISLKDHKEIDMGGPFDFFGAVSHHHYAHLTAQQKENRKILKEAMAKFGFKAYDKEWWHYTLQDEPYRKTYFDFIVK